One Rubripirellula amarantea DNA segment encodes these proteins:
- the clpB gene encoding ATP-dependent chaperone ClpB, protein MVFRFDKLTNKAQALVADAQAHAASAGNPEITPLQLLGSMLKESGGITLPLLDKLKVDTAKLTEMVDSEISRLPSVSGGRQPGISPELQKTFDAAAESAQSLKDEFVATEHLLLGIAKADSKAKSLLKLMGVEANDVLKAMSEVRGSARVTDQNAEDTYQALEKYGINLTALAASGKLDPVIGRDNEIRRVVQVLSRRTKNNPVLIGQPGVGKTAIAEGLALRIFEGDIPQSLKDKRVISLDMGALVAGAKFRGDFEERLKAVLREVKDSDGQVILFIDELHLVVGAGKAEGSADAANLLKPELARGALRCIGATTLDEYRQHIEKDAALERRFQPVFVGEPTVDDTVAILRGLKSRYESHHGVRITDSALVAAANLSNRYIADRFLPDKAIDLIDEAASRLAMEKESVPEPIDRIQRRLRQLELAHRQLVDETEASAVSKRDEVEQEMETLNRELADLREQWEAEKMGLDDVQAIRQEIETLAHRFVKLDTEAKQRQLRGESPEELYREMMQVQSKQSELENRLEELESRAQEAGENVGEEKRRLLRRDVTEDEIAEVVSAWTGVPVTRMLETERAKLLVMEERLHQRVIGQEEAVAAVSDAVRRSRSGLQDPHRPMGSFLFLGPTGVGKTELCKALAEVMFDDESAMVRIDMSEFMERHSVSRLIGAPPGYVGYEEGGKLTEAVRRRPYSVLLLDEMEKAHPDVFNILLQLLDDGRLTDGHGRTVDFSNTMVVMTSNAGSQVIQQVTEEGGTLDDMHAAVQEALKARFLPEFLNRIDDIVIFHPLQQQQIRRIVQLQIEGLKKRLVASGLDLTLTDAAVDEIASEGYDPTYGARPLKRVIQREIQNRLATSLLKNDYPEGTMIEIDFQDGEFTFNRAKETVDAT, encoded by the coding sequence ATGGTATTTCGATTCGATAAACTGACAAACAAAGCTCAAGCACTGGTCGCCGACGCACAGGCACACGCGGCCTCGGCGGGCAATCCGGAAATCACTCCGTTGCAATTGCTGGGGTCCATGCTGAAGGAGTCCGGCGGTATTACATTGCCGCTGCTCGACAAACTGAAGGTAGACACCGCGAAATTGACTGAAATGGTCGATAGCGAAATATCGCGTCTGCCCTCGGTCTCTGGCGGACGTCAACCGGGGATATCACCGGAGTTGCAAAAGACGTTCGATGCTGCTGCGGAATCGGCTCAATCACTGAAAGACGAGTTCGTTGCCACAGAGCATTTGCTGCTAGGAATCGCGAAGGCGGATTCGAAGGCAAAGAGCCTGTTGAAGCTGATGGGCGTGGAAGCCAATGATGTGCTGAAGGCGATGAGCGAAGTGCGCGGATCAGCGCGCGTTACCGATCAAAATGCCGAGGACACCTACCAGGCGTTAGAAAAATACGGAATTAATCTGACCGCGTTGGCAGCTTCGGGCAAGCTGGACCCCGTGATCGGGCGTGACAACGAAATCCGCCGCGTGGTACAGGTGTTATCGCGAAGGACGAAGAATAATCCTGTTCTGATTGGTCAGCCCGGCGTCGGAAAGACAGCGATCGCCGAAGGACTTGCGCTGCGGATCTTTGAAGGCGATATCCCTCAGAGCTTGAAGGACAAACGCGTCATTTCGCTCGACATGGGGGCTCTCGTCGCTGGGGCGAAGTTCCGAGGTGACTTTGAAGAGCGCCTTAAAGCCGTCTTGCGTGAAGTGAAAGATAGTGACGGTCAAGTCATTCTGTTCATTGACGAATTGCACCTCGTTGTTGGGGCTGGCAAAGCGGAAGGCTCTGCCGATGCTGCCAACTTGCTGAAGCCCGAACTTGCGCGGGGCGCGTTGAGGTGCATTGGAGCGACAACGCTTGATGAGTACCGGCAACACATCGAAAAAGACGCGGCTTTGGAGCGACGTTTTCAGCCCGTATTCGTCGGCGAACCAACCGTGGATGACACCGTTGCAATTCTAAGAGGGTTGAAGTCACGCTATGAGTCTCACCATGGTGTGCGGATCACGGACAGCGCGCTCGTTGCTGCTGCTAACCTGTCAAATCGTTATATCGCTGACCGGTTCCTACCGGACAAGGCCATCGACCTGATCGACGAGGCCGCGAGCCGCTTGGCGATGGAAAAGGAAAGTGTGCCCGAGCCGATTGACCGAATCCAACGTCGATTACGTCAGTTGGAATTGGCGCATCGGCAGTTGGTTGATGAAACCGAAGCCTCGGCTGTCTCCAAGCGAGATGAAGTCGAGCAGGAAATGGAAACGCTCAACCGCGAATTGGCTGACCTGCGCGAGCAGTGGGAAGCCGAAAAGATGGGGCTCGATGACGTTCAGGCGATTCGGCAAGAGATTGAAACCTTGGCTCATCGCTTCGTCAAACTCGACACCGAAGCAAAGCAGCGACAACTGCGAGGCGAAAGTCCCGAAGAACTGTACCGCGAAATGATGCAGGTGCAGTCAAAGCAAAGCGAGCTCGAAAACCGCTTGGAAGAACTGGAATCGCGGGCTCAAGAAGCTGGCGAGAACGTTGGTGAAGAGAAGCGTCGATTGTTGCGACGTGACGTGACCGAAGATGAAATCGCCGAGGTGGTTAGCGCGTGGACGGGCGTGCCGGTAACGCGGATGCTCGAAACAGAACGTGCGAAGCTACTAGTGATGGAAGAACGCCTGCATCAACGAGTGATCGGCCAAGAGGAAGCGGTTGCGGCGGTTTCCGACGCGGTGCGTCGCAGTCGCAGCGGATTGCAGGATCCTCATCGTCCGATGGGATCGTTCCTGTTCTTGGGACCCACTGGTGTCGGCAAGACGGAATTGTGCAAAGCACTCGCGGAAGTCATGTTCGATGATGAATCGGCAATGGTTCGGATCGACATGAGCGAGTTCATGGAACGCCATAGCGTGTCTCGATTGATTGGTGCACCTCCGGGATACGTTGGATACGAGGAAGGTGGCAAGTTGACCGAAGCCGTTCGACGACGCCCCTACAGCGTTCTGCTACTTGATGAGATGGAGAAAGCTCATCCCGATGTCTTCAATATCTTGCTTCAGTTGCTTGATGATGGCCGGCTAACCGATGGTCATGGTCGGACCGTGGACTTCTCGAACACGATGGTGGTGATGACCAGCAATGCCGGCAGTCAGGTGATCCAACAGGTAACCGAAGAAGGTGGGACGCTCGATGATATGCACGCGGCAGTTCAAGAAGCATTGAAGGCTCGGTTCCTGCCTGAGTTTTTAAACCGAATCGACGACATCGTGATTTTTCATCCGCTGCAGCAACAGCAGATACGACGCATTGTTCAGTTGCAGATTGAAGGTCTGAAGAAGCGACTAGTGGCAAGCGGTCTGGACTTAACATTGACGGATGCGGCAGTCGATGAAATCGCATCCGAGGGTTACGATCCGACTTATGGGGCTCGCCCATTGAAGCGTGTCATTCAACGCGAGATCCAGAATCGCTTAGCGACGTCTTTGCTCAAGAACGACTACCCCGAAGGCACCATGATTGAAATTGATTTCCAAGATGGTGAGTTCACGTTTAATCGAGCTAAGGAAACCGTAGACGCAACGTAG
- the dnaK gene encoding molecular chaperone DnaK: MAAGEKIIGIDLGTTNSVVAVMEGSEPKVIPNAEGNRLTPSVVAFTDKNETIVGEPARRQAVTNPKRTVYSVKRFMGRRHAEVESEEKMVPYGVVGNADEYVKIGVGDNTYTPQEVSAKVLRKLKESAESYLGHKVNKAVITVPAYFNDAQRQATKDAGQIAGLEVARIINEPTAAALAYGLDKKKDEKIIVFDLGGGTFDVSVLEVADAGDEDQESRVFQVVSTSGDGHLGGDDFDEALINYVADQFKKDNAIDLRNDPMALQRLQEACEKAKKELSSLPETDINLPFITMDATGPKHLTMKISRSKFEELIDSLVERCRGPVMQAMKDSGLKPSEIDEIVLVGGSTRVPKVRELVKAIFGKDPHQGVNPDEVVAIGAAIQGSVLAGERTDVLLLDVTPLTLGIETEGGVMTALVERNTTIPVEKKNVFSTAADGQTAVTVRVFQGERKMATSNRLLGEFNLEGIPAQPRGVPQIEVKFDIDQNGILAVSAKELKTGKEASVQIKEAGALSEDEIEQMRKDAEANADDDRKQFELVEAKNKASQQVYQLEKLMKENEDKLSDEDKAPMNAAIEKVNKAAEGDDAATIKTATEELDAASQAFSKVLYEKTGAEAGSGEAAAAGGAAAAAADNDDDAIDADFEVKN; the protein is encoded by the coding sequence ATGGCAGCAGGCGAAAAAATTATCGGTATCGACCTCGGTACGACCAACAGTGTGGTCGCCGTGATGGAAGGCAGCGAGCCCAAGGTCATCCCAAACGCCGAAGGCAATCGCTTGACGCCAAGCGTTGTTGCATTCACCGACAAGAACGAAACGATCGTCGGCGAACCGGCTCGTCGTCAGGCCGTCACGAACCCCAAACGCACCGTGTACTCGGTTAAGCGATTCATGGGACGACGGCATGCCGAAGTCGAATCGGAAGAAAAGATGGTTCCTTATGGTGTCGTCGGTAATGCCGATGAGTACGTCAAGATCGGTGTGGGCGACAACACGTACACCCCTCAGGAAGTTTCCGCCAAGGTACTTCGCAAACTGAAAGAGTCTGCTGAATCTTACTTGGGTCATAAGGTCAACAAGGCGGTTATTACCGTTCCCGCGTACTTCAACGACGCTCAACGTCAAGCAACCAAGGATGCTGGCCAAATTGCCGGTCTGGAAGTCGCTCGAATCATCAACGAGCCAACCGCAGCCGCCTTGGCTTACGGTTTGGACAAGAAGAAGGACGAAAAGATCATCGTCTTTGACTTGGGCGGTGGTACGTTTGACGTTTCGGTATTGGAAGTCGCCGACGCAGGTGACGAGGATCAAGAAAGTCGCGTGTTCCAGGTTGTTAGCACCTCCGGTGACGGACACCTTGGTGGTGACGACTTCGATGAAGCGTTGATCAACTACGTCGCTGACCAGTTCAAGAAGGACAATGCGATTGACCTTCGTAACGATCCGATGGCGCTGCAGCGTTTGCAAGAAGCTTGTGAGAAAGCCAAGAAAGAACTCAGCTCGCTGCCCGAAACGGACATTAACCTTCCATTCATCACGATGGATGCAACGGGTCCGAAGCACCTGACGATGAAGATCAGCCGCAGCAAGTTCGAAGAGTTAATCGACTCGCTCGTCGAACGTTGCCGTGGTCCCGTCATGCAGGCGATGAAGGACTCAGGACTGAAGCCAAGCGAAATCGACGAGATCGTACTCGTTGGTGGTAGCACTCGTGTTCCTAAGGTTCGCGAACTCGTGAAGGCCATTTTCGGTAAGGATCCTCACCAAGGTGTGAATCCAGACGAAGTTGTTGCGATTGGTGCTGCAATCCAGGGAAGCGTGCTCGCCGGTGAGCGAACGGACGTTTTGCTTCTCGACGTGACGCCTTTGACTCTCGGTATCGAAACCGAAGGTGGTGTGATGACTGCCTTAGTCGAACGCAATACGACGATTCCAGTCGAAAAGAAAAACGTTTTCAGTACTGCAGCCGATGGCCAAACGGCCGTAACCGTCCGCGTGTTCCAGGGCGAACGCAAGATGGCGACAAGCAACCGCTTACTCGGTGAATTCAATCTCGAAGGCATTCCTGCGCAACCACGTGGGGTTCCTCAGATCGAGGTAAAGTTCGACATCGACCAAAACGGTATCTTGGCGGTTTCGGCGAAAGAGTTGAAAACCGGCAAGGAAGCGTCTGTCCAGATTAAAGAAGCTGGTGCATTGAGCGAAGACGAAATTGAGCAAATGCGAAAAGACGCCGAAGCGAATGCAGACGACGACCGAAAGCAATTTGAATTGGTCGAAGCGAAGAACAAAGCGAGTCAGCAAGTCTATCAACTCGAGAAGTTGATGAAGGAGAACGAAGACAAGCTCTCTGACGAAGACAAGGCTCCAATGAACGCTGCGATTGAGAAGGTCAACAAAGCTGCCGAGGGTGACGATGCCGCCACGATCAAGACGGCAACTGAAGAACTCGATGCCGCTTCCCAAGCCTTTAGTAAAGTGCTTTACGAGAAGACCGGCGCGGAAGCCGGATCTGGTGAAGCTGCTGCTGCCGGTGGTGCCGCTGCCGCTGCTGCGGATAACGACGATGACGCGATCGACGCTGATTTCGAAGTTAAAAACTAA
- the pheA gene encoding prephenate dehydratase encodes MTQPSSANGLPDEPRSNGQPATDARDLLAKIDALDTDLLALFDQRHQLVREVSQSGGLVEQVSKSALQIENVVATAPRGPSSLTAAQRIELLKHLSSVCLSSLHELRVAYLGPQHSYSHLATIKYFGDGTAMTPVASIPSVFEAVSRGDVATGVVPIENSTDGRVVDTLGMFVRCDMTICGEVLLPIHHTLLSRTARDQITEVRSKPQALSQCRTWLASNLPDAKLVEVSSTAAAAKAAANTPGVAAVASMEAGRQYGLDVIDARIEDNPDNVTRFAVLGKERPEPTGNDKTAILFQVNHEPGALADAMTIFKDAELNLTWIESFPAIGTINEYLFFIELTGHRNEPAVMAAVDKLRARAQRLTILGSYPKAT; translated from the coding sequence ATGACGCAACCTTCGTCCGCTAATGGCCTTCCCGATGAGCCTCGTTCTAACGGACAGCCCGCTACGGATGCCCGAGACTTGCTCGCGAAAATTGACGCCCTCGATACAGACCTGCTCGCGCTATTTGATCAGCGGCACCAACTTGTTCGGGAGGTATCACAATCTGGGGGACTCGTCGAACAAGTTTCGAAGTCGGCGTTGCAAATTGAGAACGTGGTCGCAACGGCCCCCCGCGGACCAAGCTCATTAACGGCAGCTCAGCGAATCGAACTGCTGAAGCACCTTTCGAGCGTCTGTCTCAGCTCGCTTCACGAATTGCGAGTGGCCTACCTGGGTCCTCAACACAGTTATTCGCATTTGGCCACCATCAAGTATTTTGGCGACGGGACCGCGATGACTCCAGTCGCTTCGATCCCATCGGTATTCGAAGCGGTCTCGCGAGGCGATGTTGCCACCGGCGTCGTGCCGATTGAAAACAGCACTGACGGGCGCGTGGTCGATACGCTCGGAATGTTCGTTCGCTGCGACATGACGATCTGTGGCGAGGTCCTACTGCCGATTCACCATACGTTACTTTCACGGACCGCCCGCGATCAGATCACCGAGGTGCGAAGCAAACCTCAGGCGCTTTCGCAGTGTCGAACGTGGTTGGCCAGCAATTTGCCCGATGCGAAGCTAGTCGAAGTCAGTAGCACCGCAGCGGCGGCAAAAGCAGCCGCGAACACCCCGGGCGTCGCCGCCGTTGCCAGCATGGAAGCGGGTCGCCAATACGGACTCGATGTCATTGATGCACGAATCGAAGACAACCCAGACAATGTCACTCGCTTCGCGGTCCTTGGCAAAGAACGTCCGGAACCGACCGGCAACGACAAGACAGCCATCTTGTTTCAAGTCAATCACGAACCCGGCGCACTTGCCGATGCCATGACGATCTTCAAAGACGCCGAACTGAACCTGACTTGGATCGAATCGTTCCCGGCGATTGGAACGATCAACGAGTACCTGTTTTTCATCGAGCTTACCGGTCACCGCAATGAGCCAGCCGTGATGGCGGCCGTCGACAAGCTTCGGGCACGTGCTCAGCGGCTGACCATTCTGGGTTCATATCCCAAAGCGACCTAG
- the trhO gene encoding oxygen-dependent tRNA uridine(34) hydroxylase TrhO, which yields MIIVAALYRFVSLPDFRDRQQPILDQLNRWSVKGTLLIAPEGINGTIAGSREGIDAVLQYLRSDEKFAALDVKESQCDEMPFRRSRVRLKKEIVTLGVEGIDPNDTVGTYVDPQDWNDLISDPDVTLIDTRNDYEVAIGTFEGATSPNTHSFREFPEFVDQNLDPKKNPKVAMFCTGGIRCEKSTALLKQRGFKEVYHLRGGILKYLETVPEEESKWDGECFVFDGRVAVGHGLGESDHVMCFGCGWPVSVEEQQSSDFVPGVQCPHCAGDLTEEQKARFAERQRQLEQAKRSG from the coding sequence GTGATTATCGTCGCGGCACTTTACCGCTTTGTCTCGCTACCCGATTTTCGAGATCGACAACAACCGATCCTGGATCAATTGAACCGTTGGTCGGTCAAAGGGACGCTGCTTATTGCGCCTGAGGGCATCAACGGTACGATTGCTGGATCGCGGGAAGGAATCGACGCGGTGCTTCAATACCTTCGGTCGGATGAGAAGTTCGCGGCCTTAGACGTCAAAGAGTCTCAGTGCGATGAGATGCCATTTCGGCGTTCGCGAGTGCGGTTGAAGAAAGAGATCGTTACGCTCGGCGTTGAAGGAATCGATCCCAACGATACCGTGGGCACATATGTCGATCCACAAGACTGGAATGATTTGATTAGTGATCCCGACGTGACATTAATCGACACTCGCAACGACTACGAAGTTGCGATCGGTACCTTCGAAGGCGCGACCAGTCCCAATACACATAGCTTCCGCGAATTTCCCGAGTTTGTTGATCAGAATCTCGATCCGAAAAAGAACCCGAAGGTCGCAATGTTTTGCACGGGGGGAATTCGTTGTGAAAAGTCGACGGCGCTGCTTAAACAGCGAGGCTTCAAGGAGGTCTACCATCTTCGCGGTGGCATCCTCAAGTATCTTGAAACGGTTCCCGAAGAAGAATCGAAATGGGACGGGGAATGCTTTGTCTTTGACGGACGTGTTGCTGTTGGTCATGGTCTTGGCGAATCAGATCACGTCATGTGCTTTGGATGTGGGTGGCCAGTTTCGGTTGAGGAACAGCAGAGTTCAGATTTTGTTCCCGGCGTGCAGTGTCCCCACTGTGCCGGTGATTTGACTGAAGAGCAAAAGGCTCGTTTCGCCGAACGGCAGCGTCAACTCGAGCAAGCTAAACGCTCGGGTTAA